In Telopea speciosissima isolate NSW1024214 ecotype Mountain lineage chromosome 10, Tspe_v1, whole genome shotgun sequence, the DNA window TTAATCCCATCGTTTTCTTATTTTGATCTTCTTTCGttgtttttctttaattgtTTTCGGTGGAATAGAATGATCCGAGACTGATCAATATTTTTTTCAGATCAAACCCTGGAAACCGTCTTGGAGAAATGCGATGTTGTTTCAGTTCATGGTATGAACTTCCTCCGCATTGTCGCTTTTctggttggtttttttttttgtgttctcGACAGAAGTGTTGTTGATAGTGGTTTTTGGGTAACCCTAAGCGTAGATTGCTTTATCCTTTAATCGGCTATTTCTTTCTGTCATTTTCTTCATTCCTTGTTTCTGCGATTAGCGGTTTGACCTAAAGTAATTTGGGTGATATTTCAGACCAAGCCCAAGAAAATAACGATAACGGGAATGACGATAGTTCTTCAAATCAAATTTGTGAAATCTCATCGGGTCAGGAACGGAACCTTCCCATTTTGCAAAGGATTGATGCTTTAAGTACCAAAATTCAGGTAATTTGTGAAACGATACCTTTAGTAAGAAGAGgaacattaaataaataaacgcCGATCTGAATTTTTCGCGTCCAGAACTTGAAGAGGGAGCATGGAGTTCTATCTGGTGAAGTAAAGGGCATTGTGACAGAATCCTTTCCTGGCTCCGAGGTTTTGTCTGCTCTTCAGTCTCTAGGTATGTTTTCTTGGATCCATAATTGTCCTTCCGTTTTGTTCTCCGCAGCTACAACTCACCATTGCTTAAGGTGATTTACTGTTATTGGTCTGCCAGGTACTGAACATGAAACTCTGAAGAAGAAATATCTTGAGGAATACTCTGAGCGCAAGCGGCTCTACAATGAAGTAATTGAGCTTAAAGGAAACATAAGAGTCTTCTGTAGATGCAGACCTCTAAATCAAGATGAGATTGAAAGTGGTTTGTCTTCCGTGGTAGATTTTAACCCATGTCAAGATTCTGAGCTACAGATTAATTGCTCTGATTCATCCAGAAAACAATTCAAGTTCGACCATGTCTTTGGTCCTCATGAAAACCAAGGTAACCTTAGGTTTCCGTCTTTATTGGTCAATATAGTCTACCTGGGAAAGAAATACCAATGCAGTGAATTTGCTATCCATATGTTCCATCTATTGAAGCTCTACTTTAACAAAAAAGTTTGAGAACTCTTTATCAAGGTTCCAAATACACCTGGAAAACCTTTGAATCGACCTGTAGATCCCTAACCCTACCGATTTAGATGGGAATCGGCCATTTTGGAACTGGGATTGGCCCCGCGGCCAGTCAAAATAGGCCGATCCAATCCAATTCTTGAAACTTTGCCTTTATTGATGTATGTACCCGTGTTTAAGCCTTGTTTTTCATAAATGTGCAGAGGCAATTTTTGCACAGACATCACCTGTGGTGACTTCAGTTCTGGATGGGTTCAATGTCTGCATTTTTGCTTATGGGCAGACAGGAACTGGGAAAACATTTACCATGGAAGGAACACCTGAAAACAGAGGAGTTAATTATAGGGCATTAGAGCAGTTGTTTCGGATTTCTGAGCGAAGAAGCAGTACCATGAGATATGATTTGTTTGTAAGCATGCTAGAAGTTTACAATGAGAAGATAAGGGATCTTCTTGCAGAGAATTCCAACCAACCTATGAAGAAGTAAGTGCTCTTTGGCTTTCACAAGTCAGCGAGAAAATTGAGTTGTATCTGTTTCAATTTAAAATTAGAGATGAAAAAAGAGGGTTATGTTTTGTTGGCTTCTTGCAAAATTTGTGAAGGTTGGAGATAAAGCAAGCAGCAGAGGGAACACAGGAAGTCCCTGGGCTTTTCGAAGCTCGAGTTTATCGCACAGATGAAGTGTGGGAACTTTTAAAGACTGGAAGCCAAATCCGTTCTGTTGGATCAACTAATGCTAATGAGCTCAGCAGCCGCTCACACtggtattttattttactttgctTCTCACTATTCCCTCtcgaacccccccccccaacaaaaaaaaaaaagtttaggcGACTGCAACTTTTAAAATCTGTTTGTTTTACCACTCTCTGGTTTATCTCCTTTCTTCTATCCCAGGATTCTAACATTCTCCACAAAATATTTATGCATTTTGTATATAGTATCGCATGCTGAATTTTAATTATGATGTCTAAAATAGTTGCTCAATAAGTTCATGAGTGAAGTTAAAGAGAGATATAATGAATGTGTAAGTGACCATAATATCCTATTTACTGTACTAATTTATTCATCTTGTGAACACAGTTTGTTGCGAGTAACTGTTAGGGGAGAGAATTTGGTAAATGGACAAAAGACCAGAAGCCACCTCTGGCTGGTTGACTTGGCTGGAAGTGAGCGAGTTGGGAGGATTGAAGTTGAGGGTGAAAGGTTGAAGGAGTCTCAATTCATTAACAAGTCTCTCTCAGCACTCGGCGATGTTATCTCTGCTCTGGCAAACAAGACAGCCCACATACCTTATAGGAACTCAAAGCTCACCCATTTGCTGCAGAGCTCTCTAGGTgagcttcttttcttcttcccgtTTGGAATTTATTTCAAACTCTCTCATATGTTTTTTATACTCTGGGATAGGGGGAGTCACTGGAGATATCCTCCCCTGTTTAGGGAGTCAGTCTATCATTCAACAATTCCCAGAATATCTCATTTTTATGGATGTCCAGGTCCATGAAATCTTTAATGGAAAGATTAGCCAAATCAGGGCCCTTGATATGTTGTTCATGGTGAACTTATCCTATTTTACAGAAATATATGAAATGGTTTCAGATGCAGCATcttattttactttcttacaGATTGTATGGTTGTACCTTCTCTCTTAATTAAAGTCATCGTCAGGAGAAAAAGAATCTATCCTTGTACATAGGAATGTTATTTTATCATTCATAAACCTTTGAGGTCTTTCATTTTCTGAATGACAAGGGCTAAAACATTCATTTCACATGTAGTTGTGTTTTGTGATTAAGATGCCAGAATCCTTTTCATACAAAACCTATTTGTTTGATCCTTTTTCATATAATAGGTTTTGGGATTTAGTTCATGAGATCTCAAATAATcatattcttatttgttttttatcaCTGTTTAAGACTGATCAGAACCTAATATACAGGAGGAGACTGCAAGACACTCATGTTTGTTCAAATTAGCCCAAGTGCTGCAGACTTGGGAGAGACCCTATGCTCACTTAACTTTGCTAGCCGAGTCCGAGGCATTGAGCATGGCCCTGCCCGTAAACAAGCCGACCCCACTGAACTTCTCAAGTACAAACAGATGGTAATGATTTGTTCTACTACAAGACAAAGAAATAGAACCAAAATTCGAATTTTCTGGCACCTAATACAACTTGATTATCTTGTTAATTGTGCATTTACAGGCCGAGAAGCTAAGACAGGATgagaaggaaacaaagaaattaCAGGATAGCTTACAGTCACTGCAGTTGAGGTCCGCAGCCCGGGAACAACTTTGCAGAAGCCTTCAGGAAAAGGTAAATTGTAATTCATAGGAAGGACAATGTCATTTTCCTTTTGGAGTATTTAATTTCAGTAAGCTTCAGTCATACTATAAGTGAGATATTTCAACCTATGCATCAGGTTCGGGATCTTGAAAGGCAACTAGCAGAAGAGAGGAAAACTAGACTTCagcaagaaaatagaatttCTGTTCCATCTGCATTGACACTTCAACTAGGTGAGAGGAACACAAGGGAGAAAAAACCACCACTGGCTCCCTCAAAGATGAGACCGCCACTAAGAGGAATCACCAACATTTTGCCTCAGTCTCCAGCTCCACCCAGGAAATATAACATTGTTACATCAAACTCAGTGGAGGACAAAGAGTCTAAGACAATAACTAACACAAAGACTCTAATGAGACCAAGAAGGATCTCAATTGCCGCTATTCGAGCTCCCGCTTCGGTAACTACCCAAGTTCATCAACCCAAGAGACGGGTGTCTATTGCAACGATTCGCCCTGATTCGATGATGACACCAGCCACCACTTCCAATAAGATGGGCCGGCTTTCATTTGTAAGGGATCCACAGAAGAATCGGAGGGTCTCTAGGATATTCTCACCATTGCCAGAACTTAGAACTGCGTCTGTGGAGGCAACACCAGTTGGTACCAGGAGGAAATTCTTAGGCAGTCCACCAATGCAGGTTGCCTCATGGAAGCCAAAGCATCCTACAGTGTTAGCTTTACAAAGGAGACACTTTGTGTGGAGCCCACTCAAGCAGAAAGGCCtgaagaatgaaagaaagtCATTCTTATAGCAAGAGATTTGAGTTTCAGGTGAACCATCTGTTCATCACGTCAAAGGCAGAGCCCGAATTGCCCCCATTCTTTTGGGTCCAATCTTCATCTTATGATTGTTATTGTTCTGTCTGAGTTGTCCATGTAAAGAGGTTGAAAAActgagctgatccttggtggaAATCATtatttgagaaagaaaatacaTTGTAGAGAGATCCCAATTTAGAGTTCCTCAAACATTTTCCCCcccaaaatgaaagatgaagtaGTGTAAGCCTTGCAGAATTAAACTTAAAGTTGGTTTTCTACccttgaagaaggaaaaagtaGTCTATTGGTAAGGAAATCTTATCTAGGATAACTATAATTGAATAATTACAAGGATTAATGCACAAGCATAACATTACAGGATTATGGCTACACACAAGCATAACATCAGAGCTTAGCTAAAAGGCCTTGAGTTGTTTCTCTAGCAGAATATATGACAGTAGTAGTTGAAAGGCCAAGAATAATCCAACAACTCAGTTTGAATTTTTTGTGACTTTCTGGCTTAATCAAGGCTCCTTTTAATTTTTCTCCACATACCCTTAGCCAAGATGAGCAGTGGGGAAACTATATCTGATATGTTGCTAATCCATAGAGGCCCTACTTATTCAACTGCTGAAAATTGCTGCATGGCTTAAACACTTTTGGATTGGCTGTTTGCATTCATTTCACTTCTAACCAAATTGGGTTCCTGCTCTAATGTtaaagtttcaaaaaatgggGATTGGATTCAGATTAACCACCGATCAAAGTTCAAATATGCAGAATCGGCAATGAAATCAGCCTCGGTCCATTCTGATTCAGTCGGATCAGTCGGGAATTGGGTTGAACCTTAGAAATTCTGTATGATCGACCACTTCAGAAAGGTAAGAATTGTAATCGGGATCGGCCGCTTCAGATCTGAATCGGCAGATTCCACTGATCCAATTCTGATTCTTAGGACCATGCCACCAATGTAATCTCCGATTCTGCttcaactaggggtgtcaattccaggcacagcatcgtttAGTAACCAGGCagtcccggtgtggggtcctagcccgtcgggTGCCCGATCGGACCGACTGAATACTACCCTGATCGAGGTCCGACCTTCTAGCCCCGTCTAAGCCCGACCCATTAGGATGCCAAAAGTGTTTGAttatggtttctattttgaggaTTAAAACTTTAAACTTACAATTTAAAGTTCATTGAAAGGACGATTTTACCTTCACTCTGTAGTCCTTGCCCTGATCAATTAGGTGGCTAGAGAGGTTATCAtcaatttatttcaattaaGCCTTATGCCAAGTACCATCTCTTGAGTTCACATTCTTTCTCatgttctttcatttttcttattatCTCCTTCCCAGTTCTGCAACTCTTCCTTCTTTGCCAAAGACTAGAGATCCTGAATGTTGCTTGATTCTATAGGCCATTGTTCTAAAATATTTTAGATCAAAGGATTTCAATACAGTTTTGTTTCCTTGCTTTGTTAAGCAAACAAATCCGCATGAAAAAGTAAAAGCATTTCAATGAATCTGTGGCTGTACCATTTAGAGTCTGGTTAAGGCCCATTTAGAATTAAAAATTTTCACAACCCGGTTAAGGCCGATTATAGCCCAATCCCAACCGAGTCCGTCCAAGCCCAACCTGACTATATAAACGGGTGATCACAGTGCAGGCTTTTAGCACCATGAAGCCTAGCTAGACCCGACCGAGCCTattcggttgacacccctagcttcAACCAACTCCTTAGAAGTgtatcacccaaaaaaaaaaaaaaaaactccttagAAGTGTAAGTGGGTCAGCAAGCAAATAGTCACACTACAGGGAAAAAGTTGCAATTATTGATAAACCTTAGGAGAAAGCAAGAAATTTGAATAATCGAATTATCATAGACGGTACTTTCTTTTTGGACTTATAGACGATAATCAACGTCTATACTCTTCGGAAGAACTATTAAAACCTCGACATAGATACATGCATATATGACTCTATTCGTTTTCGTGAGAAATTCGAGTCGTTAGGGTTAGGGCTTACAgacagaggaagaggaggaagggtCATCAGCCATGGCGGCTACTGCTGACTCCGTACAATGCTTTGGGCGGAAGAAGACCGCCGTTGCGGTTACTCACTGCAAGCGTGGGAGAGGTTTGATCAAGATCAATGGCTGCCCGATTGAGTTGGTGGAGCCGGAGATCCTCCGCTACAAGGCCTACGAGCCGATCCTTCTGCTCGGACGTCAACGCTTTGCCGGTGTCGACATGAGGATCAGAGTAAAGGGTGGAGGTCACACTTCTCAGATCTACGCGATTCGTCAGAGTATCGCTAAGGCTTTGGTCGCTTACTACCAGAAATACGTGGACGAGCAGTCGAAGAAGGAGATCAAAGATATCCTCATCAGGTATGATCGAACGCTCTTAGTTGCAGATCCCAGGCGGTGCGAGCCCAAGAAGTTCGGTGGTCGCGGTGCTCGTTCGCGGTTCCAGAAGTCCTACCGTTAAGCAAAGAGAACAGGGGATGGAAGATTTGTCTGCAGAGATTTTTCATGAGTCGCGACTTGCTTGCGCTTTTTTCGTTTGTTATGTTTAAGATTGGCTAGTGTTTCTCTAGCAATTGAACTTCAGATATTAGTTGTTTTCAACTATGTTTTAATCAGTAATTTTAAACAATTTTGCTTTTCATTTTGCATATGAATTTGAACCTCCTTTACTAATAGTAGATTGCGAGCTCAGATTATATAATTGAAACCCTAACGAATATTGATTGTTGAACACTCCTCCTTGCTAATTAAAGAGGGTGGAGTTGGTTATGGCCAAGTTGGGAATATGCAGAGTTTCTGATGGTAAACCCTTGTATGTTTATGGATGATGTTGGTGAGTGTGAGTTTGAACAATCGTGGAGTGCCATTCGTCCACTCCTCTGCTCTTGGTGCCACTAGGGGATTGTGATTGCAATAcccattggtacaatttcacaaaattttttttcctacacTGGGTAATGGCCTTTTAAATATCATATGGTATGATTGGTGTTCACATTTGGTACTTGCTAGGGCAATTCAAGGGATAAGGACCCAGATCCATTCCTGCACCAAATCAAAAATCCATCAGAGAATAATAGGCTTCTCCCACCCATTTGTAATGCTAGATGGCTCAACTTTGGTAGCTTGCTTGGAAGGTCATTGTTGTTCCTAGAGTAAAGGAAGGACTTCTGAGCATTAAGAATTTGCTTGTAGAATTAGAACTATTCTCACTTTCTCTACCAGTTTACTTGTTGATTTGGCTCTATATTCTCGAACAGAGTTGGTGTCTACTTCTAAGCATTAAGAATTTGCTTGTAGAATTAAAACTATTCTCACTTTCTCAACCGTTATTCAAATATCACTTTCGTTTTGGGGTTAACACATACGAATCCGCCCTTCCTCTGAAGCAGATTGTGAAATAGCGCACAGGTGTTATGGCTGCCCTAAGGATGAATTTGTTTGTATCACTGTGATTTAGATGCTCCCATCAACTTCTTGTATAAATCTTGTACCATCGACTTAGTTTAACTAGTGATAGGTATATCGTTTGTATGCTACTCCTCCCGAAGATGAGGAAttctccatattttttttttttttcatggcaGGAATTCTCCATATTTTGTGCTGGTTGTTTGAGGCTTACATCCACACAGGCATAATATGTGAGTCCTAACAGTTTGTGTGCGACCCTAATGATAATCCTTTACGGCTCAACCCTACCATTGGGAATCCATCTCATGTCCTCATGTGGggtagtggattccatctgaacggctgtgagatgttcacgtacgtgaagattTCCACGTGAAGATTTCCTGCCCTCATCTATAGGAACCTTGTTAGTTTTGTTCCTACTTGGCAAAAAAGTTTTATGTGATCATCAAGGAATTTCGTTAATCTAGTGCGGTATTATATATAACTCCAACCCCATTTACACACGTTAGGAGACAATGTGAAATTCCAATAAAGATTTTTCAAGGGGAGGGCCATGGAGAACGAAAAAggagggttgggggggggggggaaggagaggaaggagagacaTGGTGAATGCTTATGATGTAGCAAGATAGCTAATGTAGCATTAATCAATCTGTTGGGACCTTTTGTTGtcaaaacatttaaaattttgggACTAATCAAGTAAAAGATAATATTTTAAGGATCGAGTTTTCTTCTACCCACGGTGAATGATATTTcatttggaacatactaaaacctttggaggggtttgtgaatcctatGATGGTGGGTAGGTGAACAGTCAATGGGTGAGGGAAAAACTTTATCCAAATTTCAATAAGTTTGTTTTATTCAGATAAGAATCCTTTAAAAGAAATACTTATTTTTGTATTGGAGAGAGTTTTGTACATGGTTGTGCATGGTGTAGTCGTATTCTCAACCGTTGAATGGGCATGATCGTTTATAGTATGTGGCCTTTCatctccatccaatggttgtaGGCATGCTCATGCACCATACACGATCATGTTTAAaactttttaccatttttttttaatattcctGTTGAACGCTTACAAGAACAGAAAAAACTACCTCATTTATAAATTTTGACCACTTCCAGGCCATTAGTAGTCAAAGAGTGGTGTTTGTTAGAAGCTTAGCTGctaggtcatgatccatgttgtctcttttcttttttgggcaAAAAATCCATgttgtctcttttgttttacCCAGTCTCAGTGTTATAAGTCCAATCACAACAGAATTACGCGGATGTGGCAAAGGAATATTAAAGAAGAAGCTTTAACTAGCTGCCCGGGCCATCTTCAACCTCCTCCAAGCTATCCCCTCTGAATCAAAACAACAGACTGAGGCTCAAGCTCAAGAACTTCTCAGCGTTTCTTTCAAAGttcaaaagagagaggaagaaatcAAGAATACTTCTCAAAACCAATATCACTCTTGTATAAAAAACTGCCTCTAGACCAAAGCCCATGACCAATATGGACAAACTCAAGTTCACCACCTGCTCTTCAGtggttccaaagagagggaaggTCTTCAAGCGTATCTTGTGCTCTCTCCTAATTGCGTTTCTTGGTGCGAAAAAAGGATGAACTCTAAGCCTGTGGTTTGAAGATGTATATTGGTTTTGGCTGCTGCTTTTATTATTATAGTTTATCAGAGTCCTTATGTaggttcttttctttctttttttaattctttttaacCCCTGCCCTCTGAGCCAGCAAAACTGTCCAGGGTGCTAGGAAACCTTTGCAATTGTATAGAAGTACCTTTACCAGGAAAAGAAATTACAGGCTAAGAAAGGGAACCAAATCTTACTCTCAAATCTCTAGGTACAAAAAACCAATGGTTAGCTGCAATATCTCCCCCCTTAACATACTTCCACACTGGTGTAATGGGCTACGCCACCagacagcgatctcttgccctttggCTGATCGATAGTTTGAACAGGTCCAATCTGCAAGTGCCTCAAAAGGGTAGTGGATAACTTACACTCAATATCAGTAATATAGGGCTCATCTTTGTGCACCAAACTGTGACAAGAACTGAAGAAGTTAAGAATAATGTCGGAATCCCATCGCGGAATGTCATTGTAGATTCATATTCGAAGACAACTGACAAGAGTCCTAATATAGAACTGAGCTATAAAGAAAATTCAAATAAGATTTCAACCTTAGCCATCTAAAGAGGTCATCAAATTGTTAACATCAAACAGAATCAGATACAATGGAAAGAATAGAACGTATGATTCTGTCCCATGGTGTTGACTGCCAAGTTCAAGCCTTGGACCTAATATAtgaaaagggagaaagttctctgtccaggaaTGTGGCCtgcgccagcactcccatgagtctatctctctcctccccatatgaaaagaaacctctgccccttgttttgaggagaaagatagatacATGAGAGTGTatgcataggccacactcccggacagagaactacttcctaTATGAAAAATGTCATCTTTTCCTGATCTATAATGGTCGGTAAATGCTAAGAAGTCCATTcattgtttaccaccaaattcATAGGGACCCTTTTCCAAAGAAGTGAATGCTATGATGTAGCCAGATAATTAATGTAGCATTAATCAATCTCTTGGGACCTTTTGttctcaaaaaaatttaaaatgggAATGAAGCCTTCTTGGAATTTTTGTGTGAACTAAAAAGTCCTTAAGATTACAAGAAGTGAGCTTATATTGCTTATCAGTACTTTTCTGGTAAATTTTGGGACTAATCAAGTGAAAGATAATATTTCAATAGGTTTGTATTCTTCAAATAAAAATCTTTTACCATTATTATTGAGCTATGTTACTGTACCACCACAAAATTGTGAAACCAGCGTTGCGGCTTCTCAttgtaattttctattttgagtcttgGCAAGGGAGGGAAGGGGAAGCAGCAAGCACTCAATCTTCCAAGACAAGCATGCTAGAAGCAAGCAATAATCACTCAATAGCATCCGTTACATATAGCGATCATACAAGCATATTTTAAACATCCCTATCTCCTAGAATAATCTCCTAGTGTGAATGACAATTTTCTGTGAAACCGATAGGTACTAGTATTACAAGATCTTGGTTCAACAACTGTACCTTATTACTGTGGCTGCATGTTTAGGGTCATCTTTGTTTGGCCAGCTTTCTTTCAACCCACATATTTGGATCGGCCTCTCAATCTGGTAACCCCCACCACCTTCTTTGTCTAACAGTAGACAATACCATTCAAAAGTCATAACAGTAACTTGAAGTCTGAAATCCAGACTGAACAAAAATTTCATCTCCAACCTATTCATCTCTGATGTGCTCACTCCTCCCACCTTTGCATAATAGGCATTGTTGAAGAATCTGCACGATTCAttgataattatgaaaaaatcagaagaaaaaaattgaaggaattacAAATCATTGAATTTTTGAGGATTTTGGATGGACAAGAGTGTAGACTAGACGCGAAGCATGCAAGGGTCTTTACATTTGATCTTAAACCATAGCAAACACATTCAATAATATAAGCACATGTGACTAAATGATGCACTTTACAAATCTCATAGCATAACTTGCCTCTTGCAAGTTAGAAAGCTTACCAATGTCATGTTTATACTTATTCAAAGCAAACATATCAATCATAAACAAAATTGCTTGCCCTTTGCAATTTAAAGTTTTACTATTTTACAATTTACAGTTTCacttttacatttttattgattttttttttcaaccgtCAACTCAGTTACACGAGTAACTGAACCGGTTTgatcatatttaaaaaaatgaataacTAGCTGAGTTTATAGTGACTCGAACAATTCATGACTGACCAAAACTTCTTATTTTTTACCCTAGCGaagtctacatgactcttgaccaggtttttcaaaattttgacttgactcGGGGTGACTTGCCagagtcaaaacctggttttacAACTATGGATTCATCAAGAATATATACTCCATTAGAAAGATTATATCAGGTTAGAGCCAACtaacaacaacaaaatataAATGAACAACAAACGCTGCAGCAAAGTGAAGCCTTTGATTTAGTCAGGTATGATATGAGTATATACTTTTAAACTTTCGAAGTTCTATTGCAAAAAGCTTTAGAGGATGGAACCAAATTTTACTCTCTTTGAAGTTTCAAAGTTTGAGCACTGCCCTTTCAAATTCTCTGGACATGAGGTGTGTCAactaatggttttttttttttcaattgtatGCACTGAATAACATTTAAGAAgaatattcacccaaaaaaaaaaaacatttaagaagaacagaagaatcTACAAATGTCTAAAAATCCAGTAAACCAAGATAAATTGAGTTGAGGTGAAACCACAGCCTTAATTAAATTGATATTGAGGTCCAATCCAAGACTTACACATGTCAAGAAGATTGTTCGATATTGTGCCATGGTCTTTCAACAAACTTAAAACTAACATCAAAGCTTCAGTAAAACTCTGACCAAATTATCAAGTTGAAAATTCCTTTCAAGATTTAACCTAATAAAATTTAATGAAATCACTAGAGCTGTGACGGGTATTTGCTTTCCAAGTAATAAATTTTGGGGGCAGGGAAGCTGGACTCAAATATGAAACCTGAATTTAAACCCACTGCAAGCTGCTCCATAAATTTAAAGAAGAGCCAACTTACCAAAGTACATAAAAATAGAAGATGCATGAATTACCTAAACCAATAGAGGTCTATCATCAagacaaaaacaccaaaatggcATATGAATAGCGAACAACAAAGTTTTATTCAAATAACATTTAGACCAGGGACACACATCCAACCCTCATACATAATTGCCAAGCCACTTTTACCAAGTTTATCCACCATCTCATTGGATTTCCTAGGGAGCCTAGTTCAATCCTTGCAACAGAATTAGAATCCTTAATGGACAGTATCGTAGGGAGGTGAGAACACAACCAGAATTGAGCAATTTTAATAACAAAGGAAGAAATAGGAAAGAGATAAAAGGGATATGACTAACGATTCTTACCAAGGCTTAGGTTAGCATCTCACTAGGCTCGACTGCATCTCACAGTTATTGgcataaaacaataaatttcattcaacttttttttcccaaaatgcTTACAAACAGCCCTTATATCTTTCTCCTAGAACTTTTGACCATTTAATGAGCTGCACATTTTCAAGGACTTACACAACCATCAATGGActgaaataatatttttaagaCTTTAGATAATAGTTGTAACTAATTAGACACTGCTTCTCAAATTCTGCACACATGCATTAATTACTTTTGACCATTCTACTAACTAGATATTGCTTCTCAAATTCTGCACACAtacattaattattttttatccttctttgACTAAGACTTGGACCAGATTAATTAGG includes these proteins:
- the LOC122642619 gene encoding 40S ribosomal protein S16-like, encoding MAATADSVQCFGRKKTAVAVTHCKRGRGLIKINGCPIELVEPEILRYKAYEPILLLGRQRFAGVDMRIRVKGGGHTSQIYAIRQSIAKALVAYYQKYVDEQSKKEIKDILIRYDRTLLVADPRRCEPKKFGGRGARSRFQKSYR